The nucleotide window AATGTACTTCAGCAATCTGGGGACatctggtacacacacacacacacacacacacacacgtgggcgtgcacacagacacacgctaGTCTTTATTAATCACAAAGCTTAAACACATCTGTCCTTCAAATGTAATCAAacagccctgtgtgtgtgtgtgtgtatttgtttgttggttCTTTCTCTGTTGTCAACACATGCTTACATTCTGTGATCTggtctgaagtgtgtgtgtgtgtgtgtgtgttacacagaTGTATATCGCCTGGAAACACAGtcgcacacagagagagagagtcacatATTGTCATCAGAGCCAAAGGATAGAGAGGTCTACAGTTCACTGGTGACATCATCGCtcatacctctctctctctctctcatgtatTTGCTTATATGTGACTCAGATCTATTTTTCTCCATCAGTGTGAATAGCACCAATCTCATCTCTTCCCTTCTGGTGTCCTCATGGGCTCGGTCCTCAACTTCCTGTCCCGGGACAGATCTCACAGGGGAACCCGGAGCAGAAGTGAAAACatgcgattgacatttacagaagacttcacgCACAGAACactgatgagactcttaatcgCTGTTAAACATCTGAACGGTGCAAAGGTTTTAGATTTTAAGGTCATACACCCCTAATATGCGCTTAAATTCTACTGTGTGCATGTCTCTGTGGGTTTCTGCATCATCCTGTACACTACAGCGCTCTCTAGTGCTTCGTCCTGGTCATTACACTCAGCATGCCGCGTATAATTATAAGGAAAAGGTCATTCCTGGaagttttatccatttatatgCACATTAACGTGATCTCCTGGACATGTTGAGGTTATCCTCAGGAACGAACGTGTGAACAGGAACTAACAGGTTCTTCTAACTTTACAAATAGACTTTCTGTAATAAAGAAATGGTTTAAAAACAGTGAATACAGTAAGAAAGAAGGCTTGCGGTTAGGAGAAATTAATCAGCTACAAAATTGTCGTAAGgtgtgtgtcacacacacacacggtggtAATCCTGTAATTTAGTGTAGGCGTCCTTAGACTCCTTTCTTTCACATCCGTTGaacaaatgcaaatatattCAAATTGCACTCTCGTGGAGAGAAATCACACtcggctcacacacactcctctcacgtttctaattttatttattcctttatttttatttagaagagtcctttttttctgaaacatAGACAAACAGGAAGGGGACAGTGGTTTCATAAACTCACACGGctgagaaataaaaacagcttcatctgataaattaataaaaaaaaaaagaaaaaaacaattaaaaaaagcaaattttatttacaacagcAATGATAAAGTcacctgcctgtgtgtgtgtgtgtgtgtgtgttcacgttCACTTTTAAGGGAATGTTTAACAATGAGGCAGATTTAAACATTATCACGCTACATATAATCTATAGAGGCGTGTGCTGGACGGCAGCTACGATGATTTCCGATCTGTGTGTACGGGTGTGTATATATTAGTCCatagaattaaataattttctcaGCACATGCCTTTATATTCttctatatatgtataaatattagGGCGGGGCAATCCAATAGACAATAATGTTTTTGcgataaagtaaaacaaacgcCTGACTTCGCTCTTATGCGGCACTGGATGATTTATAGATCATTTCTGTGTCGTGAGATCATCAGTAAATACATGGAAGATTTACATTTTCTTATGATAATTTAACGACATGgcgcatgtttttttttttttattagttagcAAACGTAAAATTATACGTTATGTATCGATTAACGTGAAAATCCTCGATCACGTCACAGGATCTTTCGTCACCAGGTTACAGCTTTAGATAAAgtgtagaaaatataaaaacaaaacaaacgaACATTTACATCTTGGATGAAGgggaaatatgtattttttttctttttgcgcatgtatgtatataaaaaaaataaaaataaaaagttaaaagtgaAGAAGTGCCCATGTTTACAAGCGAATGTTATTTACAAGCGACAAAACGACAATTAGATAAACGTGTTATAAAGCTCCCTTTTAATGTGAACGCAGTAATAAAGTCGTGAAATTATACGTGGCTATGGTTATCGGATAAAAACggattttaaatatacactatattacaaTTTCACACACTGTCCATGAGTGTCTACAACCACTGCAGTGTTGGATCAAATCCCCCACTGTGAGGTCAGAATATTGATACCGTCGCTTCCTGTGGGTTTGGTTTGGGATGCAGGCTCCGCCCACAAATTCTAGAGCACTCGCGTCATAATCAGTTGTGACAGTAATCATGTTCACGTCCGGGTGTTTATCAGAGCGATCATTTTCATCTAAATCATAATGACTTTGTGACATCTAAACGGGTTTTAAACACGCGACAGTATTTGGGATAAAATTACAaacgctttgtttttttttttcctttgataCAGTAACTGAAATTTGCATCTATAACaagcttttcatttaaataaaagcagtaTAATTCTTAATCATAAACATGGACAGAAttcaaacaacaaacaaacagaacaaaaacaacattgaTGACTGGCATCAGGTAGCAAagtataaaacaacaacaacaaaaaaaacacaaatatacaaaacgCACTCATTAAGGTTTCTAGGAATTTGATGCCTGTTAGGATAATTCTGGGAATTTACTGACCCACAAAGTGTTACATGCATTACCCATACACGCAAAGTCTGGGAGTTCAATGAGTGAAAAATGTGAATTGTGAAACTTTAGGGACCCGTAAAGCTACCGAAAGTCAACAAGTATGACCTGAAAAATTCTGCGAATTTGAAGAGCTACACAAGGGAACTGTGGGAGAAGTGTAACCCGTACTGCTGACCCCTGACACTGTACTGCAGAGGTCTGGAAGGATGGGAGGGGACACAGTGTGGAAATCTGAAAAGTTGAGCGGCCCAGTACTGCGGAATTCCGGGGGGCCCGGGTACTGCGGAATTCCGGGGGAGCCCGCGTACTGCGGAATTCCGGGGGAGCCCGGGTACTGCGGAATTCCGGGGGAGCCCGGGTACTGCGGAATTCCGGGGGAGCCCGGGTACTGCGGAATTCCGGGGGGGCCCGGGACCTGCGGAATTCCGGGGGGGGCCCGGGACCTGCGAAATTCCGGGGGGGCCCGGGTACTGCGGAATTCCGGGGGGGCCCGGGTACTGCGGAATTCTGGGAGGCCTGTACTGCGGAATTCTGGGAGGCCCAGTACTGCGGAATTCTGGGAGGCCCAGTACTGCGGAATTCTGGGAGTCCTGTACTGCGGAATTCTGGGAGGCCCAGTACTGCGGAATTCTGGGAGGCCGGGGCCCAGTACTGCGGAATTCTGGGAGTCTGCAGCTTCATGAGACTGACGGCTCCAGAGTTACATTTTAACATCAGCAACGAAAGTGCAGGAGTTGGGCGATAGACAGTGGTGTAATTTAAAAAGTTCcacatttagtgtgtgtgtgtgtgtgtgtgtgtaaaagcttATTTCCCctgctttgttttttaactATGTTCCTGACTGTGTGATCAAAAACTCTGTCTCCCTCCTCCTGACGGGCAGGGGCTGCCTGGTTGCGGAGGCCCCGCCCCCATGTGGATGCCGAGTGTGGTTGCCGTGGTGATGGGGGTGTGAGGGTGGGTTCGGAGGCTTGTCTCTAAGCGAGGGCGGGACAACGGAGGACTTGATGGGGATTATTCTGGTGTCCATGACTTCACAGTCCACCTGCATCATCAGCTCATATCCACCCTGAGACGAGTTATAGACCGactctggacacacacacacacacacacacacacacacacacacattaatcctGCTGCAGGTAAAGggctttaaacattaaaacgGTTTGTTCTTTATGGTGTCTTACCGTTGACGGCTATGGCAGGCATGACGAGGGACATTTTGGGTCGTGTGGTTTTATTGTGACTGATCGCAGGGAGGAGCAGGTGGTCCTGAGAGAGACAGGGGTGGGAAGAGGGGgaaattaattatttgttcATGCTCCATACGTTTATTAATCACTAATCTGTCTCTGCGTCTCACCCGTCTGAAGGAGACGACATAAAACGTGTCCTCACGCCGATCGAGAGCATCCAGGAAATCGCTGTAGCTCACCTCAGGACCAGG belongs to Clarias gariepinus isolate MV-2021 ecotype Netherlands chromosome 2, CGAR_prim_01v2, whole genome shotgun sequence and includes:
- the LOC128516936 gene encoding proline-rich proteoglycan 2-like translates to MWNFLNYTTVYRPTPALSLLMLKCNSGAVSLMKLQTPRIPQYRTPRIPQYWASQNSAVLGLPEFRSTGLPEFRSTRAPPEFRSTRAPPEFRRSRAPPGIPQVPGPPGIPQYPGSPGIPQYPGSPGIPQYPGSPGIPQYAGSPGIPQYPGPPEFRSTGPLNFSDFHTVSPPILPDLCSTVSGVSSTGYTSPTVPLCSSSNSQNFSGHTC